A single Oncorhynchus nerka isolate Pitt River linkage group LG10, Oner_Uvic_2.0, whole genome shotgun sequence DNA region contains:
- the LOC115135044 gene encoding protein bicaudal C homolog 1-like isoform X11 — protein sequence MAAQCDSLSGYLQQSDQGSNSERSTDSPVAGSEDDLSGPHALPDPEWTEERFRVDRKKLEIMLLAATEGRVNGGEDFFQKVMDETKTQIAWPSKLKIGAKSKKDPHIKVCGKRDNVREAKDRIMSVLDTKSNRVTLKMDVSHTEHSHVIGKGGNNIKKVMEDTGCHIHFPDSNRNNQAEKSNQVSIAGQPGGVEAARSKIRELLPLVLSFELPAIVQPDPGSPTVQHISQTYNLTVSFKPPTRLYGTTGVVRGSQNNSSAVKRGTAILLEHLAGSLASAISVSTHLDIAPQHHLFMMGRNGSNIKHITQRTGAQIHFPDPNSPQKKSTVYIQGIIESVCVARQYLMGCLPLVLMFDIKEDIEVEPQYITALMEQLDVFISIKPKPKQPSKSVIVKSVERNAVNMYEARKFLLGLESNGVSSALSSSTIGPSPTLICPVGLDILASAGLGLSSLGLLGPSAPHSLSSSPAPNSVLNSLNSSMSPLQNPPSPSPSLWPSSLTSTQGFSSQLMMHPVAQATLSSILLSGVKGYTQNTPSPPPGLAPIDKQTNGVPDCSKGPCTMNGHVKHPGSVYGRMSSASLADTVLNPNQCDSVQEASVHNQSEPRSSKSNQDEGSDTFVEVGMPRSPSHSANGNELKQMLASCKTSGKRHAVELLQGTKNSHLQYVCPELHSLLSRPHSSDCLLSDPESSASDGPVTDKRAPGSERAAERAAERAAQQNERDRIRLAPHSSFANMQALEYEQKKLLATKAMLKKPVVTEVRTPTNTWSGLGFSKSMPAETIKELRRANHVSYKPTMSTTYEGSPLSLSRSGSREGVGNGSDSDNWRDRNGVGNGLVNHAEFPASVSSPKRKQNKSAAEHYLSSSNYMDCISSVTGSNGCSLQSSLKGSDLPELFSKLGLGKYTDVFQQQEIDLQTFLTLTDQDLKELGITTFGARRKMLLAISELNKNRRKLFEPPIRSSFLEGGASGRLSRQFHADMASVSGRW from the exons GTCATGGATGAAACCAAAACACAGATAGCGTGGCCTTCCAAACTGAAGATCGGCGCCAAGTCCAAAAAAG atccGCACATTAAGGTTTGTGGAAAGAGAGACAACGTGAGGGAAGCCAAAGACCGAATCATGTCAGTCCTCGACACAAAG AGTAACAGGGTAACCCTTAAGATGGACGTGTCCCACACAGAGCACTCCCACGTCATCGGCAAGGGAGGCAACAACATCAAGAAGGTGATGGAGGACACGGGCTGCCACATCCACTTCCCAGACTCCAACCGCAACAACCAGGCGGAGAAGAGCAACCAG GTGTCCATTGCAGGCCAGCCAGGAGGGGTAGAGGCAGCTCGATCCAAAATCAGA GAGCTGCTCCCTCTGGTTCTGTCGTTTGAGCTGCCAGCCATCGTGCAGCCTGACCCAGGCTCCCCCACAGTGCAGCACATCTCCCAGACATACAACCTCACTGTCTCCTTCAAGCCCCCCACACGTCTCTATGGGACCACCGGAGTGGTCCGCGGCTCCCAGAACAACTCTAGTGCCGTCAAG AGAGGCACTGCCATATTGCTGGAGCACCTGGCGGGCAGCCTGGCCAGTGCCATCTCAGTCAGTACCCACCTGGACATCGCCCCCCAGCACCACCTCTTCATGATGGGCCGCAACGGCAGCAACATCAAGCACATCACCCAGAGGACAGGAGCCCAGATCCACTTCCCCGACCCCAACAGCCCCCAGAAGAAATCTACTGTTTACATCCAGGGAATCATCGAGTCTGTCTGCGTGGCGCGCCAGTACCTCATG GGCTGTCTACCGCTGGTGCTGATGTTTGACATTAAAGAGGACATCGAGGTGGAGCCCCAGTATATCACCGCTCTGATGGAGCAGCTGGATGTCTTCATCAGCATCAAGCCCAAACCAAAGCAGCCCAGCAAG tctgTGATCGTAAAGAGTGTGGAGCGGAATGCAGTGAACATGTACGAGGCCCGGAAGTTTCTGCTGGGTCTGGAGAGCAACGGAGTTTCATCCGCCCTGTCCTCCTCAACCATCGGCCCCTCCCCCACTCTCATCTGTCCCGTCGGCCTGGACATCCTGGCCTCAGCTGGCCTGGGGCTGAGCAGTCTGG GCCTCCTGGGGCCATCAGCGCCCCATTCTCTCAGTAGCTCCCCGGCTCCAAACTCTGTCCTCAACAGTCTGAACTCTTCCATGAGCCCCCTGCAGAACCccccgtctccctccccctcactgtGGCCCAGCTCTCTCACCAGCACACAAG GCTTCTCGTCTCAGTTGATGATGCACCCTGTAGCCCAGGCCACTCTGAGCAGTATCCTGCTCTCTGGGGTCAAGGGGTACACCCAGaacactccctcccctccccccggcCTCGCCCCGATCGACAAGCAGACCAACGGAGTCCCTGACTGCTCCAAAGGCCCCTGTACCATGAATGGACATGTAAAG caccCTGGCTCAGTCTATGGAAGGATGTCCAGTGCATCTCTGGCAGACACAGTTCTGAACCCCAACCAGTGTGACTCAGTTCAGGAGGCCAGCGTACACAACCAGTCAGAACCTCGCTCCAGCAAGTCCAACCAAGACGAAG GCTCTGACACCTTTGTGGAAGTGGGCATGCCCAGAAGCCCATCTCACTCAGCCAATGGGAACGAGCTAAAACAGATGCTGGCTTCCTGTAAGACGTCAGGGAAACGGCATGCGGTGGAGCTCCTCCAGGGGACCAAGAACTCCCATCTCCAGTATGTCTGTCCAGAGCTACA CTCTCTGTTGTCCCGCCCCCACAGCTCAGACTGcctcctgtcagacccagagtcgAGTGCTTCAGACGGCCCTGTGACGGATAAGAGGGCGCCGGGCAGTGAGCGGGCAGcagagagggcagcagagagggcAGCACAGCAGAACGAAAGGGACAGGATCCGCTTGGCACCACATTCCTCCTTTGCCAACATGCAG GCGCTTGAATATGAACAGAAAAAGCTGTTAGCAACCAAAG cTATGTTGAAGAAGCCTGTTGTGACTGAGGTACGGACCCCAACTAACACGTGGAGTGGTCTGGGTTTTTCCAAGTCCATGCCAGCGGAGACCATCAAGGAGCTGCGCAGGGCCAACCACGTTTCTTACAAACCCACAATGAGTACCACCTACGAG ggctcccccctgtccctgtcccgctCCGGCAGCAGAGAGGGCGTGGGCAACGGCAGTGATTCTGACAACTGGAGGGACAGGAACGGGGTTGGGAACGGTCTTGTCAACCACGCCGAATTCCCAGCGTCTGTTAGCAGTCCCAAGAGGAAGCAGAACAAATCTG CTGCAGAGCACTATCTGAGCAGCAGTAACTACATGGACTGTATCTCCTCGGTCACCGGGAGCAATGGCTGcagtctccagtcctctctcaaaGGGTCGGACCTGCCGGAGCTGTTCAGCAAGCTGGGCCTGGGGAAATACACTGACGTGTTCCAACAACAGGAG ATCGATCTCCAGACCTTCCTCACTCTGACAGACCAGGACCTGAAAGAGCTGGGTATCACCACATTTGGAGCACGCAGGAAAATGCTGCTTGCCATCTCAG AACTGAACAAGAACCGAAGGAAGCTGTTTGAGCCTCCTATCAGGTCCTCCTTCCTGGAAGGGGGCGCCAGCGGGCGTCTGTCTCGTCAGTTCCACGCTGACATGGCCAGTGTCAGTGGCCGGTGGTAG
- the LOC115135044 gene encoding protein bicaudal C homolog 1-like isoform X8: MAAQCDSLSGYLQQSDQGSNSERSTDSPVAGSEDDLSGPHALPDPEWTEERFRVDRKKLEIMLLAATEGRVNGGEDFFQKVMDETKTQIAWPSKLKIGAKSKKDPHIKVCGKRDNVREAKDRIMSVLDTKQSNRVTLKMDVSHTEHSHVIGKGGNNIKKVMEDTGCHIHFPDSNRNNQAEKSNQVSIAGQPGGVEAARSKIRELLPLVLSFELPAIVQPDPGSPTVQHISQTYNLTVSFKPPTRLYGTTGVVRGSQNNSSAVKRGTAILLEHLAGSLASAISVSTHLDIAPQHHLFMMGRNGSNIKHITQRTGAQIHFPDPNSPQKKSTVYIQGIIESVCVARQYLMGCLPLVLMFDIKEDIEVEPQYITALMEQLDVFISIKPKPKQPSKSVIVKSVERNAVNMYEARKFLLGLESNGVSSALSSSTIGPSPTLICPVGLDILASAGLGLSSLGLLGPSAPHSLSSSPAPNSVLNSLNSSMSPLQNPPSPSPSLWPSSLTSTQGFSSQLMMHPVAQATLSSILLSGVKGYTQNTPSPPPGLAPIDKQTNGVPDCSKGPCTMNGHVKHPGSVYGRMSSASLADTVLNPNQCDSVQEASVHNQSEPRSSKSNQDEGSDTFVEVGMPRSPSHSANGNELKQMLASCKTSGKRHAVELLQGTKNSHLQYVCPELHSLLSRPHSSDCLLSDPESSASDGPVTDKRAPGSERAAERAAERAAQQNERDRIRLAPHSSFANMQALEYEQKKLLATKAMLKKPVVTEVRTPTNTWSGLGFSKSMPAETIKELRRANHVSYKPTMSTTYEGSPLSLSRSGSREGVGNGSDSDNWRDRNGVGNGLVNHAEFPASVSSPKRKQNKSAAEHYLSSSNYMDCISSVTGSNGCSLQSSLKGSDLPELFSKLGLGKYTDVFQQQEIDLQTFLTLTDQDLKELGITTFGARRKMLLAISGVNDYELNKNRRKLFEPPIRSSFLEGGASGRLSRQFHADMASVSGRW; the protein is encoded by the exons GTCATGGATGAAACCAAAACACAGATAGCGTGGCCTTCCAAACTGAAGATCGGCGCCAAGTCCAAAAAAG atccGCACATTAAGGTTTGTGGAAAGAGAGACAACGTGAGGGAAGCCAAAGACCGAATCATGTCAGTCCTCGACACAAAG CAGAGTAACAGGGTAACCCTTAAGATGGACGTGTCCCACACAGAGCACTCCCACGTCATCGGCAAGGGAGGCAACAACATCAAGAAGGTGATGGAGGACACGGGCTGCCACATCCACTTCCCAGACTCCAACCGCAACAACCAGGCGGAGAAGAGCAACCAG GTGTCCATTGCAGGCCAGCCAGGAGGGGTAGAGGCAGCTCGATCCAAAATCAGA GAGCTGCTCCCTCTGGTTCTGTCGTTTGAGCTGCCAGCCATCGTGCAGCCTGACCCAGGCTCCCCCACAGTGCAGCACATCTCCCAGACATACAACCTCACTGTCTCCTTCAAGCCCCCCACACGTCTCTATGGGACCACCGGAGTGGTCCGCGGCTCCCAGAACAACTCTAGTGCCGTCAAG AGAGGCACTGCCATATTGCTGGAGCACCTGGCGGGCAGCCTGGCCAGTGCCATCTCAGTCAGTACCCACCTGGACATCGCCCCCCAGCACCACCTCTTCATGATGGGCCGCAACGGCAGCAACATCAAGCACATCACCCAGAGGACAGGAGCCCAGATCCACTTCCCCGACCCCAACAGCCCCCAGAAGAAATCTACTGTTTACATCCAGGGAATCATCGAGTCTGTCTGCGTGGCGCGCCAGTACCTCATG GGCTGTCTACCGCTGGTGCTGATGTTTGACATTAAAGAGGACATCGAGGTGGAGCCCCAGTATATCACCGCTCTGATGGAGCAGCTGGATGTCTTCATCAGCATCAAGCCCAAACCAAAGCAGCCCAGCAAG tctgTGATCGTAAAGAGTGTGGAGCGGAATGCAGTGAACATGTACGAGGCCCGGAAGTTTCTGCTGGGTCTGGAGAGCAACGGAGTTTCATCCGCCCTGTCCTCCTCAACCATCGGCCCCTCCCCCACTCTCATCTGTCCCGTCGGCCTGGACATCCTGGCCTCAGCTGGCCTGGGGCTGAGCAGTCTGG GCCTCCTGGGGCCATCAGCGCCCCATTCTCTCAGTAGCTCCCCGGCTCCAAACTCTGTCCTCAACAGTCTGAACTCTTCCATGAGCCCCCTGCAGAACCccccgtctccctccccctcactgtGGCCCAGCTCTCTCACCAGCACACAAG GCTTCTCGTCTCAGTTGATGATGCACCCTGTAGCCCAGGCCACTCTGAGCAGTATCCTGCTCTCTGGGGTCAAGGGGTACACCCAGaacactccctcccctccccccggcCTCGCCCCGATCGACAAGCAGACCAACGGAGTCCCTGACTGCTCCAAAGGCCCCTGTACCATGAATGGACATGTAAAG caccCTGGCTCAGTCTATGGAAGGATGTCCAGTGCATCTCTGGCAGACACAGTTCTGAACCCCAACCAGTGTGACTCAGTTCAGGAGGCCAGCGTACACAACCAGTCAGAACCTCGCTCCAGCAAGTCCAACCAAGACGAAG GCTCTGACACCTTTGTGGAAGTGGGCATGCCCAGAAGCCCATCTCACTCAGCCAATGGGAACGAGCTAAAACAGATGCTGGCTTCCTGTAAGACGTCAGGGAAACGGCATGCGGTGGAGCTCCTCCAGGGGACCAAGAACTCCCATCTCCAGTATGTCTGTCCAGAGCTACA CTCTCTGTTGTCCCGCCCCCACAGCTCAGACTGcctcctgtcagacccagagtcgAGTGCTTCAGACGGCCCTGTGACGGATAAGAGGGCGCCGGGCAGTGAGCGGGCAGcagagagggcagcagagagggcAGCACAGCAGAACGAAAGGGACAGGATCCGCTTGGCACCACATTCCTCCTTTGCCAACATGCAG GCGCTTGAATATGAACAGAAAAAGCTGTTAGCAACCAAAG cTATGTTGAAGAAGCCTGTTGTGACTGAGGTACGGACCCCAACTAACACGTGGAGTGGTCTGGGTTTTTCCAAGTCCATGCCAGCGGAGACCATCAAGGAGCTGCGCAGGGCCAACCACGTTTCTTACAAACCCACAATGAGTACCACCTACGAG ggctcccccctgtccctgtcccgctCCGGCAGCAGAGAGGGCGTGGGCAACGGCAGTGATTCTGACAACTGGAGGGACAGGAACGGGGTTGGGAACGGTCTTGTCAACCACGCCGAATTCCCAGCGTCTGTTAGCAGTCCCAAGAGGAAGCAGAACAAATCTG CTGCAGAGCACTATCTGAGCAGCAGTAACTACATGGACTGTATCTCCTCGGTCACCGGGAGCAATGGCTGcagtctccagtcctctctcaaaGGGTCGGACCTGCCGGAGCTGTTCAGCAAGCTGGGCCTGGGGAAATACACTGACGTGTTCCAACAACAGGAG ATCGATCTCCAGACCTTCCTCACTCTGACAGACCAGGACCTGAAAGAGCTGGGTATCACCACATTTGGAGCACGCAGGAAAATGCTGCTTGCCATCTCAGGTGTGAATGACTATG AACTGAACAAGAACCGAAGGAAGCTGTTTGAGCCTCCTATCAGGTCCTCCTTCCTGGAAGGGGGCGCCAGCGGGCGTCTGTCTCGTCAGTTCCACGCTGACATGGCCAGTGTCAGTGGCCGGTGGTAG
- the LOC115135044 gene encoding protein bicaudal C homolog 1-like isoform X9, with protein sequence MAAQCDSLSGYLQQSDQGSNSERSTDSPVAGSEDDLSGPHALPDPEWTEERFRVDRKKLEIMLLAATEGRVNGGEDFFQKVMDETKTQIAWPSKLKIGAKSKKDPHIKVCGKRDNVREAKDRIMSVLDTKQSNRVTLKMDVSHTEHSHVIGKGGNNIKKVMEDTGCHIHFPDSNRNNQAEKSNQVSIAGQPGGVEAARSKIRELLPLVLSFELPAIVQPDPGSPTVQHISQTYNLTVSFKPPTRLYGTTGVVRGSQNNSSAVKRGTAILLEHLAGSLASAISVSTHLDIAPQHHLFMMGRNGSNIKHITQRTGAQIHFPDPNSPQKKSTVYIQGIIESVCVARQYLMGCLPLVLMFDIKEDIEVEPQYITALMEQLDVFISIKPKPKQPSKSVIVKSVERNAVNMYEARKFLLGLESNGVSSALSSSTIGPSPTLICPVGLDILASAGLGLSSLGLLGPSAPHSLSSSPAPNSVLNSLNSSMSPLQNPPSPSPSLWPSSLTSTQGFSSQLMMHPVAQATLSSILLSGVKGYTQNTPSPPPGLAPIDKQTNGVPDCSKGPCTMNGHVKHPGSVYGRMSSASLADTVLNPNQCDSVQEASVHNQSEPRSSKSNQDEGSDTFVEVGMPRSPSHSANGNELKQMLASCKTSGKRHAVELLQGTKNSHLQYVCPELHSLLSRPHSSDCLLSDPESSASDGPVTDKRAPGSERAAERAAERAAQQNERDRIRLAPHSSFANMQVQLEALEYEQKKLLATKAMLKKPVVTEVRTPTNTWSGLGFSKSMPAETIKELRRANHVSYKPTMSTTYEGSPLSLSRSGSREGVGNGSDSDNWRDRNGVGNGLVNHAEFPASVSSPKRKQNKSAAEHYLSSSNYMDCISSVTGSNGCSLQSSLKGSDLPELFSKLGLGKYTDVFQQQEIDLQTFLTLTDQDLKELGITTFGARRKMLLAISELNKNRRKLFEPPIRSSFLEGGASGRLSRQFHADMASVSGRW encoded by the exons GTCATGGATGAAACCAAAACACAGATAGCGTGGCCTTCCAAACTGAAGATCGGCGCCAAGTCCAAAAAAG atccGCACATTAAGGTTTGTGGAAAGAGAGACAACGTGAGGGAAGCCAAAGACCGAATCATGTCAGTCCTCGACACAAAG CAGAGTAACAGGGTAACCCTTAAGATGGACGTGTCCCACACAGAGCACTCCCACGTCATCGGCAAGGGAGGCAACAACATCAAGAAGGTGATGGAGGACACGGGCTGCCACATCCACTTCCCAGACTCCAACCGCAACAACCAGGCGGAGAAGAGCAACCAG GTGTCCATTGCAGGCCAGCCAGGAGGGGTAGAGGCAGCTCGATCCAAAATCAGA GAGCTGCTCCCTCTGGTTCTGTCGTTTGAGCTGCCAGCCATCGTGCAGCCTGACCCAGGCTCCCCCACAGTGCAGCACATCTCCCAGACATACAACCTCACTGTCTCCTTCAAGCCCCCCACACGTCTCTATGGGACCACCGGAGTGGTCCGCGGCTCCCAGAACAACTCTAGTGCCGTCAAG AGAGGCACTGCCATATTGCTGGAGCACCTGGCGGGCAGCCTGGCCAGTGCCATCTCAGTCAGTACCCACCTGGACATCGCCCCCCAGCACCACCTCTTCATGATGGGCCGCAACGGCAGCAACATCAAGCACATCACCCAGAGGACAGGAGCCCAGATCCACTTCCCCGACCCCAACAGCCCCCAGAAGAAATCTACTGTTTACATCCAGGGAATCATCGAGTCTGTCTGCGTGGCGCGCCAGTACCTCATG GGCTGTCTACCGCTGGTGCTGATGTTTGACATTAAAGAGGACATCGAGGTGGAGCCCCAGTATATCACCGCTCTGATGGAGCAGCTGGATGTCTTCATCAGCATCAAGCCCAAACCAAAGCAGCCCAGCAAG tctgTGATCGTAAAGAGTGTGGAGCGGAATGCAGTGAACATGTACGAGGCCCGGAAGTTTCTGCTGGGTCTGGAGAGCAACGGAGTTTCATCCGCCCTGTCCTCCTCAACCATCGGCCCCTCCCCCACTCTCATCTGTCCCGTCGGCCTGGACATCCTGGCCTCAGCTGGCCTGGGGCTGAGCAGTCTGG GCCTCCTGGGGCCATCAGCGCCCCATTCTCTCAGTAGCTCCCCGGCTCCAAACTCTGTCCTCAACAGTCTGAACTCTTCCATGAGCCCCCTGCAGAACCccccgtctccctccccctcactgtGGCCCAGCTCTCTCACCAGCACACAAG GCTTCTCGTCTCAGTTGATGATGCACCCTGTAGCCCAGGCCACTCTGAGCAGTATCCTGCTCTCTGGGGTCAAGGGGTACACCCAGaacactccctcccctccccccggcCTCGCCCCGATCGACAAGCAGACCAACGGAGTCCCTGACTGCTCCAAAGGCCCCTGTACCATGAATGGACATGTAAAG caccCTGGCTCAGTCTATGGAAGGATGTCCAGTGCATCTCTGGCAGACACAGTTCTGAACCCCAACCAGTGTGACTCAGTTCAGGAGGCCAGCGTACACAACCAGTCAGAACCTCGCTCCAGCAAGTCCAACCAAGACGAAG GCTCTGACACCTTTGTGGAAGTGGGCATGCCCAGAAGCCCATCTCACTCAGCCAATGGGAACGAGCTAAAACAGATGCTGGCTTCCTGTAAGACGTCAGGGAAACGGCATGCGGTGGAGCTCCTCCAGGGGACCAAGAACTCCCATCTCCAGTATGTCTGTCCAGAGCTACA CTCTCTGTTGTCCCGCCCCCACAGCTCAGACTGcctcctgtcagacccagagtcgAGTGCTTCAGACGGCCCTGTGACGGATAAGAGGGCGCCGGGCAGTGAGCGGGCAGcagagagggcagcagagagggcAGCACAGCAGAACGAAAGGGACAGGATCCGCTTGGCACCACATTCCTCCTTTGCCAACATGCAGGTACAACTAGAG GCGCTTGAATATGAACAGAAAAAGCTGTTAGCAACCAAAG cTATGTTGAAGAAGCCTGTTGTGACTGAGGTACGGACCCCAACTAACACGTGGAGTGGTCTGGGTTTTTCCAAGTCCATGCCAGCGGAGACCATCAAGGAGCTGCGCAGGGCCAACCACGTTTCTTACAAACCCACAATGAGTACCACCTACGAG ggctcccccctgtccctgtcccgctCCGGCAGCAGAGAGGGCGTGGGCAACGGCAGTGATTCTGACAACTGGAGGGACAGGAACGGGGTTGGGAACGGTCTTGTCAACCACGCCGAATTCCCAGCGTCTGTTAGCAGTCCCAAGAGGAAGCAGAACAAATCTG CTGCAGAGCACTATCTGAGCAGCAGTAACTACATGGACTGTATCTCCTCGGTCACCGGGAGCAATGGCTGcagtctccagtcctctctcaaaGGGTCGGACCTGCCGGAGCTGTTCAGCAAGCTGGGCCTGGGGAAATACACTGACGTGTTCCAACAACAGGAG ATCGATCTCCAGACCTTCCTCACTCTGACAGACCAGGACCTGAAAGAGCTGGGTATCACCACATTTGGAGCACGCAGGAAAATGCTGCTTGCCATCTCAG AACTGAACAAGAACCGAAGGAAGCTGTTTGAGCCTCCTATCAGGTCCTCCTTCCTGGAAGGGGGCGCCAGCGGGCGTCTGTCTCGTCAGTTCCACGCTGACATGGCCAGTGTCAGTGGCCGGTGGTAG